In the genome of Quercus robur chromosome 3, dhQueRobu3.1, whole genome shotgun sequence, one region contains:
- the LOC126717999 gene encoding UPF0664 stress-induced protein C29B12.11c gives MAVNPQLFPNGMPVPFVNELFVLARDGVEVEVDKIPGAHGGHLKARGTIYLSNIRMVFVANKPVGNVTAFDIPLLYVHGEKFNQPIFFCNNISGQVEPVVPENQNRALYSTHSFKILFKEGGCGTFVPLFFNLISSVRQYNQHYSSATEPRVDPLQAAQTPVDEMMRSAYVDPNDPTRIFLQQPTAESQLRRRTYQSQPAEHSI, from the exons ATGGCTGTGAACCCTCAACTGTTCCCAAATGGAATGCCCGTTCCTTTCGTCAACGAGTTGTTTGTTTTGGCCAGAGACGGTGTCGAAGTCGAAGTCGACAAGATCCCTGG AGCTCATGGAGGTCACCTTAAGGCAAGGGGAACAATTTACTTGTCAAATATACGCATGGTCTTTGTAGCAAATAAGCCTGTAGGGAACGTTACTGCTTTTGATATACCCCTG CTTTATGTTCACGGTGAAAAATTTAATCAACCTATATTTTTCTGCAACAACATTTCTGGTCAAGTGGAACCT gtGGTCCCAGAAAACCAAAACAGGGCACTTTACTCCACTCACTCATTCAAGATTTTGTTCAAGGAAGGTGGCTGTGGAACCTTTGTTCCACTCTTTTTCAATTTGATCTCTTCAGTGAGACAATACAATCAACACTATAGTTCGGCAACAGAGCCTCGTGTGGATCCTTTGCAAGCAGCGCAAACTCCTGTTGATGAAATGATGAGATCCGC ATACGTTGATCCTAATGATCCAACAAGAATCTTTTTGCAGCAACCAACAGCTGAGTCTCAACTTAGGAGGCGGACATACCAGTCCCAGCCTGCCGAGCATTCTATTTAA